A genomic window from Flavobacterium johnsoniae includes:
- the feoB gene encoding ferrous iron transport protein B, whose translation MSVQNINVALIGNPNTGKTSVFNQLTGLNQQVGNYPGITVEKKMGFCKLPNNVKANILDLPGTYSLNASSMDESVVIELLLNKNDKLYPDVAVVVTDVENLKRNLLIYTQIKDLEIPTILVINMSDRMERKGITLDIPYLEEKLKTKIALVSSRKGLGIDELKELIVSYKTIPHEPCLNASVIDPEYFEKLQHAFPNQLMYKLWLVITQDVNFSNLDRNEVRNTFTKSHSELKRLQQKETIKRYQFINDVLKEGLKVDASMAKDIRAKLDRILTHKVFGYVIFFAILFLIFQSIFSWSTIPMDFIDSTFASLSSWVAEELPSGILTDLLSQGIIPGIGGVVIFIPQIAVLFLFISILEESGYMSRVVFLMDKIMRRFGLSGKSVVPLISGTACAIPAIMATRNIENWKERLITILVTPFTTCSARLPVYAIIISLVVPSKRIFGFLNVQGLTLMALYVLGFFAAILSAYILNKVLKLESKTYFVVEMPSYKMPLFKNVGINVVEKTKAFIAGAGKIILAISIILWFLASYGPGKEFNDAENIVKERFANTTLDETQFENEVNSQKLENSYIGLMGHAIEPVIQPLGYDWKIGIALISSFAAREVFVGTLATIYSVGDSDNESTIKSKMQAEIHPETGKKVFDFPTGISLLLFYAFAMQCASTLAITKKETNSWKWPAMQLVFMSGLAYFAALIAYQLLK comes from the coding sequence ATGAGCGTTCAGAATATCAATGTTGCCCTTATCGGAAATCCAAATACCGGAAAAACTTCTGTTTTTAATCAGCTTACAGGTTTAAATCAACAAGTTGGAAATTATCCTGGAATCACGGTTGAGAAAAAAATGGGTTTCTGTAAATTACCCAATAATGTAAAAGCCAATATTTTAGATTTACCAGGAACATATAGTTTGAACGCTAGTTCAATGGACGAAAGTGTGGTTATCGAACTTTTATTGAATAAAAACGACAAACTTTATCCAGACGTTGCCGTTGTGGTAACAGATGTTGAAAATCTGAAAAGAAACTTACTGATTTACACTCAAATAAAAGACCTTGAAATTCCGACGATTTTGGTTATCAATATGTCAGATCGTATGGAAAGAAAAGGAATTACTCTTGACATTCCGTATTTAGAAGAGAAACTAAAAACTAAAATTGCTTTAGTAAGTTCAAGAAAAGGTTTAGGAATTGATGAGCTAAAAGAACTTATTGTTTCTTATAAAACCATACCGCACGAGCCATGTTTAAACGCTTCTGTAATTGATCCTGAATATTTTGAAAAACTTCAGCATGCATTTCCAAATCAATTAATGTACAAATTGTGGCTTGTAATTACGCAAGATGTCAATTTTTCAAATTTGGATCGAAATGAAGTTCGTAACACTTTCACCAAATCACATTCAGAACTAAAACGTCTTCAGCAAAAAGAAACTATAAAAAGATATCAGTTTATAAATGATGTTCTAAAAGAAGGTCTAAAAGTTGATGCTTCGATGGCAAAAGATATTCGTGCAAAACTTGATCGCATTTTAACGCATAAAGTTTTCGGTTACGTTATTTTCTTTGCCATTTTATTTTTGATTTTCCAATCGATTTTCAGCTGGTCAACCATTCCGATGGATTTTATTGACAGCACTTTTGCTTCTTTAAGCAGTTGGGTTGCAGAAGAATTGCCAAGCGGAATTTTAACTGATTTACTTTCGCAAGGAATTATTCCGGGAATTGGCGGAGTTGTTATTTTTATTCCACAAATTGCCGTCTTATTCTTGTTTATTTCGATTTTGGAAGAAAGTGGATATATGAGCCGCGTCGTATTTTTAATGGACAAAATCATGCGCCGATTTGGGCTTTCTGGAAAAAGCGTCGTGCCTTTGATTTCGGGAACAGCATGTGCGATTCCGGCGATTATGGCAACAAGAAATATCGAAAACTGGAAAGAACGCCTTATTACGATCTTAGTAACGCCATTCACAACTTGTTCGGCAAGATTGCCAGTTTATGCGATTATTATTTCGCTTGTTGTTCCTAGCAAACGCATTTTTGGATTTCTGAATGTTCAAGGTTTGACCTTAATGGCATTATATGTTTTAGGATTTTTTGCAGCTATTTTATCTGCTTATATTCTGAATAAAGTTTTAAAACTAGAATCTAAAACGTATTTCGTAGTCGAAATGCCAAGTTATAAAATGCCTCTTTTCAAAAACGTCGGAATCAATGTAGTGGAAAAAACGAAAGCATTTATTGCTGGAGCAGGAAAAATCATTCTTGCAATTTCTATTATATTATGGTTTTTAGCTTCTTACGGTCCAGGAAAAGAATTTAATGATGCTGAAAACATTGTAAAAGAACGATTTGCAAATACTACTTTAGACGAAACTCAGTTTGAAAATGAAGTTAATTCTCAAAAATTAGAAAATTCATATATCGGATTAATGGGACACGCCATCGAGCCCGTAATTCAGCCTTTAGGTTACGATTGGAAAATCGGAATTGCATTAATTAGTTCGTTTGCTGCGCGTGAAGTTTTTGTTGGAACTTTAGCTACTATTTACAGCGTTGGAGACTCTGATAACGAATCAACCATAAAAAGTAAAATGCAGGCAGAAATTCATCCAGAAACTGGAAAAAAAGTGTTTGATTTTCCAACAGGAATTTCGTTATTATTATTTTATGCTTTTGCCATGCAGTGTGCTAGTACATTGGCAATTACAAAAAAAGAAACCAATTCTTGGAAATGGCCAGCAATGCAGTTAGTTTTCATGAGCGGATTGGCTTATTTTGCTGCATTAATTGCGTATCAACTTTTAAAATAA
- a CDS encoding FeoB-associated Cys-rich membrane protein produces the protein MFQEIIAFTILGLAVAFLIKKFFFKSKKKKDCGNGTDCGCS, from the coding sequence ATGTTTCAAGAAATTATAGCCTTTACGATATTAGGATTAGCAGTTGCTTTTCTGATTAAAAAGTTCTTTTTCAAATCAAAAAAGAAAAAAGATTGTGGCAATGGAACGGATTGTGGATGCAGTTAA
- a CDS encoding HD domain-containing protein, whose product MSTSELINKTISFVKEKLNNAEGGHDWFHIERVYKNSLLIAKDTDCDITVVQLGALLHDIADSKFHNGDETIGPKTARAFLESQNVSEDIIAHVVNIIENISYKGGNFEKKFSSVELDIVQDADRLDAIGAIGVARAFNYGGFKNRALYNPEIAPVTNMTKEEYKKNNAPTINHFYEKLLLLKDKMNTVKGKEIAAERHRFMETFLAQFYAEWEGVK is encoded by the coding sequence ATGAGCACTTCAGAATTAATTAATAAAACAATCTCTTTTGTAAAAGAAAAATTAAACAATGCCGAAGGTGGACACGATTGGTTTCATATCGAACGCGTTTATAAAAACTCACTTTTAATTGCAAAAGATACAGATTGCGATATTACAGTTGTTCAATTAGGTGCTTTATTGCATGATATTGCCGACAGTAAATTTCATAATGGAGATGAAACTATTGGTCCAAAAACTGCACGAGCGTTTTTAGAGTCTCAAAATGTTTCTGAGGATATAATTGCTCATGTTGTCAATATCATTGAAAATATCTCTTACAAAGGCGGAAATTTCGAAAAGAAATTCTCTTCTGTCGAATTGGATATTGTACAAGATGCTGATCGTTTAGATGCAATTGGTGCAATTGGAGTAGCAAGAGCGTTTAATTATGGGGGATTTAAAAATCGAGCTTTATACAATCCTGAAATTGCGCCTGTAACGAATATGACAAAAGAGGAGTATAAAAAGAATAACGCTCCAACTATAAATCACTTTTATGAAAAACTGTTACTTCTAAAAGACAAAATGAATACAGTAAAAGGAAAAGAAATCGCAGCAGAAAGACATCGCTTTATGGAAACATTTCTTGCTCAGTTTTATGCAGAGTGGGAAGGGGTGAAGTAA
- a CDS encoding acyl-ACP desaturase: MSIKNIRLEVMQFLEKNVDSFVEQYLIPVEKIWQPSDFLPNSEGENFFEEVKELREIAKELPYDFWVTLVGDTITEEALPTYESWLMDVEGVNQVEDGGNGWSKWIRQWTGEENRHGDLLNKYLYLSGRVNMREIEMTTQHLINDGFDIGTGSDPYKNFVYTSFQELATYVSHNRVSQIAKKFGDNKLSKMCKMIAGDEMRHHHAYSEFVTRIFQVDPSEMMLAFQYMMKQKIVMPAHFLRESGQKISTAFEQFSDSAQRIGVYTANDYVEIMQKLMNKWEIDKISNLTDEAEKARDYLMKLPARMARISERIVIPQESHIFKWVEPARL, encoded by the coding sequence ATGTCTATAAAAAACATTAGATTAGAAGTAATGCAGTTTTTGGAAAAAAACGTGGATAGCTTCGTTGAACAGTATTTAATTCCTGTGGAAAAAATTTGGCAGCCGTCTGATTTTTTACCAAATTCTGAAGGAGAAAATTTCTTTGAAGAGGTAAAAGAATTACGCGAAATTGCTAAAGAACTTCCATACGATTTCTGGGTTACGCTTGTTGGTGATACTATCACTGAAGAAGCTTTGCCTACATATGAGTCTTGGTTAATGGATGTTGAAGGTGTAAACCAGGTAGAAGATGGTGGTAACGGTTGGTCTAAATGGATCCGTCAATGGACCGGAGAAGAAAACCGTCACGGAGATCTTTTAAATAAATACTTGTATTTGTCTGGTCGTGTCAATATGCGTGAAATCGAAATGACAACGCAGCATTTGATCAACGACGGTTTTGATATTGGAACTGGTTCTGATCCGTACAAAAACTTTGTATATACTAGTTTCCAAGAATTAGCAACTTACGTTTCTCATAATAGAGTTTCACAAATCGCAAAGAAATTTGGCGATAACAAGTTGTCTAAAATGTGTAAAATGATTGCGGGTGACGAAATGCGTCATCACCACGCATATAGCGAATTTGTAACTAGAATTTTCCAAGTTGATCCTAGCGAAATGATGTTGGCGTTTCAATACATGATGAAACAAAAAATCGTTATGCCAGCGCATTTCTTAAGAGAATCTGGACAAAAAATCAGCACAGCTTTTGAGCAATTTTCAGATTCTGCGCAACGTATTGGTGTTTATACAGCAAATGATTACGTTGAAATTATGCAGAAATTAATGAACAAATGGGAAATTGATAAAATTTCTAATTTGACTGACGAAGCAGAAAAAGCTCGTGATTATTTAATGAAATTACCAGCTCGTATGGCGAGAATTTCAGAAAGAATTGTAATTCCACAAGAATCTCACATTTTTAAATGGGTTGAACCAGCGAGACTGTAA
- a CDS encoding lysophospholipid acyltransferase family protein has translation MEKIISYPISVIYYLLFGLCLAVFHPIQWICLNVFGYQAHKKSVDYLNFFLLRCTNLVGTRYTIENRETIPTGVPIIFVANHQSMYDIVAMIWYFRRFHCKFVSKKELGSGIPSVSFNLKYGGSVLIDRKDPKQAIPVIKGLSEYIEKNTRSAVIFPEGTRSKTGKPKEFAQSGLKILCKYAPSAYVVPVSINNSWKMVKFGFFPVGLGNHLKFTAHKALAVKDYKFEELMEITEKAVKEGINEYKQV, from the coding sequence ATGGAAAAAATTATATCTTATCCAATATCGGTAATTTACTATTTATTATTTGGTTTATGTTTGGCTGTTTTTCATCCAATTCAATGGATTTGTTTAAATGTTTTTGGTTACCAAGCTCACAAAAAAAGCGTAGATTATTTAAACTTCTTCCTTTTAAGATGTACAAATCTTGTTGGAACGAGATATACAATTGAAAATAGAGAGACAATTCCGACGGGAGTTCCAATCATTTTCGTGGCAAATCACCAAAGTATGTACGATATCGTGGCAATGATTTGGTACTTTAGACGTTTTCATTGTAAATTTGTAAGTAAGAAGGAATTAGGCAGCGGAATTCCGAGTGTTTCTTTTAATTTGAAATACGGAGGATCTGTCTTAATTGACCGAAAAGACCCTAAACAAGCGATACCAGTTATCAAAGGCTTGTCTGAATATATCGAAAAAAACACAAGATCTGCCGTTATCTTTCCAGAAGGAACAAGAAGCAAGACAGGAAAACCAAAAGAATTCGCTCAAAGCGGTTTAAAAATTTTATGCAAATATGCGCCTTCTGCATATGTTGTACCGGTGAGTATTAATAATTCTTGGAAAATGGTAAAATTTGGTTTTTTTCCTGTTGGTTTAGGAAATCACCTGAAATTTACGGCGCACAAAGCTTTAGCTGTCAAAGATTACAAATTTGAAGAGCTAATGGAGATTACTGAAAAAGCAGTTAAAGAAGGAATAAATGAGTATAAACAGGTTTAA